A region of the Variovorax sp. 54 genome:
ACGAAACGGTAGGTGAGCCACGCGAGCACGAACGACGCCACCAGCATCAGCGCGCGAATGCCGTCCGGCGGCAGCTTGCCTTCGAGGATGTGCGCGTAGGCCAGCAACGGCCAGTGCCACAGGTACAGCGGATAGCTGATGAGCCCCACCCACACCATCGGCTTGGACGCGAGCACGTAGCGGTTCAGCACGCCAGTCGGCCCGGCGGCGATACAGAAGAAGGCGCCGAGTGACGGCAGGATGGCCCAGAAACCCGGGAAGGCCTTGCCGCCGCGGATGTAGCACAGGCCCAGAATGATCAGCACGAGGCCGGCGATCGACTGCGCGTGGCGGCTCCAGCCCGGCTTCGGTGGCGGCCGGTGCAGCCGCGCATAGGCCAGCATGCCGCCGATCATCAGCTCCCAGAAGCGCGACAGCGGCGAGTAGAACGCGGCCGTGCGGTGGCTGTGGATGGTCGTCACGTTGAGCAGGAACGACATCGCTGCCACCGTGCCGAGCACCGTGAGCATCCGCCACTTGCGCTTCCAGGCCAGGCCCAGCAGCACGGGCCAGAAGATGTAGAACTGCTCTTCGATGGCCAGCGACCACAGGTGCAGCAGCGGCTTGGTCTCGGCGGCGTTGTCGAAGTAGCCCGCTTCGCTCCAGAAGGCAAAGTTCGAGACAAAGCCCGCGCCCGCGGCCACGTGCTTGCCCAGCTGTTCCCATTCGTGTGGCAGCAGCGAGAACCAACCGAAGGCCATGGTGGCCAGCAGCACCAGCGCCAGCGCCGGAAAGATCCGCTTCACACGACGCGCATAGAACTCGCGGTAGCTGAAGCCGTCGCCCTGGAAGCTGCCCAGGATGATGGTGGTGATCAAAAAGCCCGAGATGACGAAGAAGATGTCGACGCCGATGAAGCCGCCCTTGATCCACTGCGGGAACGCGTGGTAGCCGAGCACCGAGAGCACCGCGACGGCGCGCAGCCCGTCGATGTCCGGGCGGTATTTCGGGTGGACCAGGTGGGCGTGTTCGGGGAGGGAGGGCGGGCTGCTCGGTGTCGTCATCGTCGGTGCTGAAAGCGGCGCTTGCGGGCTTTTCTTGCGGGGCTTTTCGGCCCCGATTGTCCTCGCAAACGTCGCGGTGCCTTTTTCAGGCGGTGGCGCGCTGCAGCCGCCAGTACCGCCAGAACGCCCCCGACAGCCACACCTTGAGCAGGCTGGTCACGTGCCAGTACAGGTACTTCTTGCTGCGGTGGCTGGCGCGCTGGGCGTCGTGGCGTGCGCGCAGGTCTTCGGCCACCTGGAGCTTCCAGCCGGCCAGCCGGGTGCGGGCGCAGATGTCGAAGTCTTCCCCGTACATGAAGAAGCGCTCGTCGAAACCGCCGATCTGGCGGTAGGCCTCGCTGCGGAACAGCATGAACAGGCCGGGAATCCAGGCCGGCACGGCCGGCGGCTGGTAGCCGGGCTTCTTGCGGCCCAGGATCTCGAAGGGGGTCAGCAGGTCGCGGTGCGGCTCGGGCACGGGGCGGCCCGACTCCAGGATGCGCGGCGTCATGAGGCCGGCGTCGGGCGCGGCCTGGGCGAGCATCGGGGCGAGCACGTCGGCGTCGAAGCGGATGTCGGGGTTGAGCACCAGGAACCAGGGTGTGTCGCAGCGCGCAAAGGCCTGGTTGTGGTTGGCACCGAAGCCCAGGGGCGCCGGGTTCTCGATCCGCTCGATGGCAAAGCCCCAGGGCCGTCCTGCGGTCAGGTCGGCCTCGGGAATGTTCAGCGTGAGCACGACCTTGGCGATCGAGTCCCGGCTGTGGCGGTCGAGCTGCTCGAGCAGCGGCAGCACCAGCGCGAGCTGGCCGTGGCTCACGATCGACAGGGTGACCGGGGCTTGGGGTGAAGAAGGGGGCGTGGGCATGGTCTAATTTCGCTCGGGAATTCTAGGGTTCCCCCAACCCCACTCATGATTGCCCTGATCATCCTCAGTTTCTTCGTCTCCGCCATCGCGGTGCAGCTGTTCATGCGCCGCGCGCGCAGACACGCGCGCCGCTACGGCGCCGACATGCCCCAGCGTTTCCACA
Encoded here:
- a CDS encoding glycosyltransferase family 2 protein, with product MPTPPSSPQAPVTLSIVSHGQLALVLPLLEQLDRHSRDSIAKVVLTLNIPEADLTAGRPWGFAIERIENPAPLGFGANHNQAFARCDTPWFLVLNPDIRFDADVLAPMLAQAAPDAGLMTPRILESGRPVPEPHRDLLTPFEILGRKKPGYQPPAVPAWIPGLFMLFRSEAYRQIGGFDERFFMYGEDFDICARTRLAGWKLQVAEDLRARHDAQRASHRSKKYLYWHVTSLLKVWLSGAFWRYWRLQRATA
- a CDS encoding acyltransferase family protein, producing the protein MTTPSSPPSLPEHAHLVHPKYRPDIDGLRAVAVLSVLGYHAFPQWIKGGFIGVDIFFVISGFLITTIILGSFQGDGFSYREFYARRVKRIFPALALVLLATMAFGWFSLLPHEWEQLGKHVAAGAGFVSNFAFWSEAGYFDNAAETKPLLHLWSLAIEEQFYIFWPVLLGLAWKRKWRMLTVLGTVAAMSFLLNVTTIHSHRTAAFYSPLSRFWELMIGGMLAYARLHRPPPKPGWSRHAQSIAGLVLIILGLCYIRGGKAFPGFWAILPSLGAFFCIAAGPTGVLNRYVLASKPMVWVGLISYPLYLWHWPLLAYAHILEGKLPPDGIRALMLVASFVLAWLTYRFVERYTRRSENPAITAGLVAVMVGFVVLGLLATTRYYVGRHSDPYFNKTAAAAKDWAYPDGLSPIKVDGEVLQQIGQGKRRVLFFGDSHVEQYGPRAVELAKTSPGTLDSLSFVTWGACPPIPNVVDEQNNLCGERRDGGMRLAMSDRFDAVVFGGCWNCYFSETGKPNAETAAADRYYFFDGKDKRRFMGGGGVDFSLNMLETVLTTLAKHKQVYLLLDNPVGEGFGPEEFVKGGRLGDMQVGKMSPTAPWDPKQKVLHERMRQIAQRSGAIVIDPIPTLCEKDWCTRADADATPIYKDAGHLRAEYVRKHATYMDPAMTTPVPAPAR